The Tursiops truncatus isolate mTurTru1 chromosome 6, mTurTru1.mat.Y, whole genome shotgun sequence genome includes a window with the following:
- the UNC13B gene encoding protein unc-13 homolog B isoform X2 yields MSLLCVRVKRAKFQGSPDKFNTYVTLKVQNVKSTTVAVRGDQPSWEQDFMFEISRLDLGLSVEVWNKGLIWDTMVGTVWIALKTIRQSDEEGPGEWSTLEAETLMKDDEICGTKNPTPHKILLDARFELPFDIPEEEARYWTYKLEQINALGTDNEYSSQEESQRKPLPTAAAQCSFEDPDSAVDDRDSDYRSEASNSIPPLYHTTSQPNASVHQFPVPARLPQQLLLQGSSRDSCNDSVQSYDLDYPERRALRQGLQVQNDKIRIISYFSDVDCEEQEGIYEEIEGKMSQEALENSNINLKDEGVKEVRTLSKTDKYYSQQIQPKYKNWKKIPSQSQETEFSTALNYDLKFETSTFSRYPQKYDTIDRRRKKTPLYSHFEGSEKSQYDDKSGTKTNLKSTYPNTENCNLCHVEKKEQNYPVLRPYKNGFVVKSGMWTTNLESHDYDLSGCSKDCEKASGLNQHVTNFTPLDILEDSASSTSDELLGSPVSDKQEDLLSPTCHPSNVHHIGGFPEEYYRANPAFASQRMNCATDTLGNLSGCPMEEMTPSSIEEPKEDYIDTMDELQCLVETVSEYLAEKEEEINRFGSLSKTKETLKHNSTVNNAEQKMPGDQIPSLNIAKNDKDKAISFPELNGVKCAVGSLFSSLTEKVGSGTKHLTTSVEKLVYLVPEKTETLNQTEAINSPSRPRAKSVSEKGLSIQSPSPLSSQTVDNKDVGKHDKTSENEHMDSKTGSLNFQDPTETIGRDSASQSQSSVIKSVCSMLNPLKIFLEKDETKKDDDRSKPTRKENFVACGSESNQREDTLGNDSNIVTLDRSDRETPHYQMPLSEDLLSSQAAIEHSNLAHSANEKDDVASPLEREPCTDLSLLPDQRKICAKDTLGHHCEADSRTANKEPSSKPLEGDKITGDDDFLEPLRKSFSQFLLTSPETYSKETLSDSMKIHQLEEDGWERGPKKGGHSFSFSGKLDIPIFKVLSHSEKQQDVREKGSMLPLFKFSFTDSHKTVNDQSFHGSAVTTDEEIQRNCHANAKLSSIKSSSVPNIHSNLGKCDIKTSNKSDQINTPEDITLNKIKSYSAPNIINDLGKFGSIEELHSSDHTAIENCERDTLNIPGVVSKEHIPSDSLGESKNFTQVTSSTVPDSSLAFTSTISKPTLVDEMSDDKLVDKASKKRTQGGLLSGLFNRFSSLENLSNQQELNVKKDDSPHRNNTLSLFSGIFNLKSNSSMTDCKPDETKSMSLGDLKGLNGKKHLSLDEIPVTSCVTFENQRNHEKEETSGFIKSCLSLPKENIPLSDAWVDSHYCPPTWKNQRSEKNFPSSENSVLHCTPTAQQDLLEKSLAKRQTPHHALEAKLHENSNKLNSPVLNTNILSQSNHYQAFEEMNNPFSYEWDSDIKDFSKNSRKLQPVYYMLNQNTFPSADVFLWPDSENPAINFCQKDQNANILEWRTNLNSVVWCDLPHESFNQLAFNEDYLLRGDMWAANSLYGNSGYLPINETKKALEELPIDLSCSSGYEKSTCPVVDLDSLRMDENFVYSSVCYEYQEWLSCLENGVWWPSEDGDYGYFMFHDGQYIYSFLTDSTGQYAYLFIPDCSYEEYLSCDLQTNDLSNITLDDSTIPAYSFKVLDREDELLWYVEEEPIDDPLDLSVVLPRSEGPMYLNLGMFSQVLEKSSYGQRDQPLDFSGYTPQKSKGDFVSFKESLGGSEDSECTLDLRNQPRTIGNHVLNKNQMIKGDKNQTLAKDSSVNLSSFQWIQSSSEEAASLVHPENKTNIPQQTEEMSSLNKVTSLFSALGASTGSTLNFDKNESLESSAMQKIDQQSNLAEITNDGLQSLILSKQLESNSQNEEESLLKKDSERQMVSNVQRPEFTKNMKKEFPLNKSVHVKKQNLLKSVFQVNQTTSQAQSDIEDDKMITADSVSIPLISQFSRDECKNCEPPQDQSSKESETTLFKSALKLFGRGEDSSVSAVANEKQESRFLNFFKTQVNKEGSPNLEKNGDKNRKISSQEKNESPGVSSVFGSLGDFFKTNVSPKQTTENMSVSSMTNKDEVKSSPNPAHLTKQDVGNFPAAPVSSKGKVRVRNLNKQTTIDDSELKEPSIREIQGDHLTDEEAPSRDHQLYQSPNSSFSTGCLKESSGDSSVETSGVSTVTEVPRSDKMSLDILSRRNSNEQDHFSDKDQSFSTATTSPSQPELPTRKSIFSFLTGSEKSENRAFTTLPRTTSQGEGLFTLPSFFSTANSGSKKNTSLNSSFSFFNLSFLDEKQQTPGEKHSLSAVAPVTSQPCKKPSVFVDMSNTMTREDSNDIRGSIVPEVVHEQQMAPCVSISNITKVTSLADELNVENDYPGKLGSSNGPGTSLKDFQPYQQ; encoded by the exons CTTTTGAAGATCCTGATAGTGCCGTTGATGACCGAGATAGTGACTATCGCAGTGAGGCCAGCAATAGCATCCCACCTCTTTACCATACGACTTCCCAGCCCAATGCTTCTGTGCACCAATTCCCTGTGCCTGCGCGATTGCCACAGCAGCTGCTGCTTCAGGGCAGTTCCCGGGACTCTTGCAATGACTCTGTGCAAAGTTATGACCTCGATTATCCAGAGCGGCGGGCCCTCAG ACAAGGCTTACAggttcaaaatgacaaaattaggaTTATTTCATATTTCTCTGATGTTGACTGTGAAGAGCAAGAAGGTATATATGAGGAGATAGAGGGGAAGATGTCACAAGAAGCTCTAGAAAACAGTAACATAAACTTAAAGGATGAAGGGGTAAAAGAAGTGAGAACTCTTTCAAAAACTGATAAATATTACAGCCAACAAATACAACCAAAGTATAAGAATTGGAAAAAGATACCATCTCAAAGCCAAGAGACAGAATTCTCTACTGCCTTAAATTATGACCTTAAGTTTGAAACATCTACTTTCTCTAGATATCCTCAGAAATATGATACAATAgataggagaaggaaaaagacacccttatatagtcattttgaaggcagtgaaaaaagccaatatGATGATAAATCAGGAACTAAGACTAACTTGAAAAGTACATATCCTAACACTGAAAATTGTAACCTTTGCCACGTTgagaagaaggaacaaaattaCCCAGTTTTGCGTCCCTACAAAAATGGATTTGTGGTTAAGAGTGGCATGTGGACCACTAACTTGGAAAGTCATGATTATGATCTTTCTGGTTGTTCTAAGGACTGTGAAAAGGCATCTGGCTTAAACCAGCATGTCACTAATTTCACTCCATTAGATATTCTTGAAGATTCTGCCAGCAGTACTTCTGATGAACTTCTGGGTTCCCCCGTTTCTGATAAGCAGGAAGATTTACTGTCACCAACATGTCATCCATCCAATGTCCATCATATTGGAGGTTTTCCAGAAGAATATTATAGAGCAAATCCTGCATTCGCATCACAAAGGATGAATTGTGCTACAGACACACTTGGAAATCTGTCTGGGTGCCCCATGGAAGAGATGACCCCTTCCTCTATTGAGGAACCCAAGGAGGACTATATTGATACAATGGATGAGCTTCAGTGTTTGGTAGAAACAGTGTCAGAATATTtagcagagaaggaagaggagattaATAGATTTGGCTCCCTTTCAAAAACTAAAGAAACACTTAAACACAATAGTACTGTTAATAATGCAGAACAGAAAATGCCAGGGGATCAAATACCATCTTTAAACATTGCCAAGAATGACAAGGACAAAGCCATCTCTTTCCCTGAGCTGAATGGAGTAAAATGTGCTGTTGGTTCTTTATTCAGTTCACTCACAGAAAAGGTGGGTTCAGGCACAAAGCATCTAACAACCTCTGTGGAAAAGCTGGTTTATTTAGttccagagaaaacagaaactctTAATCAGACAGAGGCGATTAATTCGCCATCTAGACCCAGAGCCAAGTCAGTATCAGAGAAGGGTCTTTCCATACAATCTCCATCTCCATTATCTTCTCAAACAGTTGACAATAAGGACGTTGGCAAACATGACAAAACCTCTGAAAATGAGCACATGGACAGTAAAACTGGAAGTTTAAACTTTCAGGATCCAACAGAAACTATTGGAAGGGACTCTGCTTCACAGAGTCAGAGTTCAGTTATAAAGTCTGTTTGCAGCATGCTAAATCcattaaaaatctttttggaAAAGGATGAAACCAAAAAAGATGATGACCGGAGCAAGCCAACGAGAAAGGAAAACTTTGTTGCGTGTGGTTCGGAGTCAAATCAAAGGGAAGATACCCTTGGCAATGACAGTAACATTGTCACTTTGGATAGGAGTGATAGAGAAACTCCTCACTACCAAATGCCCCTAAGTGAGGATTTGTTGTCTTCCCAAGCAGCCATTGAACATTCTAACTTAGCTCATTCTGCAAATGAGAAAGATGATGTTGCGAGTCCGTTGGAAAGAGAACCCTGTACAGATCTGTCTCTGTTACCAGATCAACGAAAAATATGTGCCAAAGATACTTTAGGACATCATTGTGAAGCTGACAGCAGAACTGCAAATAAAGAGCCATCTTCAAAGCCATTAGAGGGGGACAAAATTACTGGTGATGATGATTTCCTTGAGCCACTCAGAAAATCCTTTAGCCAGTTTTTGCTCACTTCCCCTGAGACCTATTCAAAGGAGACTTTGTCAGACTCTATGAAAATTCACCAGTTGGAGGAAGATGGATGGGAAAGGGGCCCTAAGAAAGGTGGGCATTCCTTTTCCTTTAGTGGAAAATTAGATATTCCAATTTTCAAAGTTCTTAGTCATTCTGAAAAGCAGCAGGAtgtaagagagaaaggaagcatgctccctttgtttaaattttctttcactgACAGCCATAAAACTGTCAATGACCAGAGTTTTCATGGCTCAGCAGTAACCACTGATGAAGAGATCCAAAGAAATTGCCATGCAAATGCCAAACTTAGTTCAATAAAATCTAGTTCAGTTCCAAATATTCATAGTAATCTAGGGAAATGTGATATAAAGACGTCTAATAAGAGTGACCAAATAAATACTCCTGAAGATATCacacttaataaaataaagtcttattCGGCTCCAAATATTATTAATGATCTTGGGAAATTTGGGAGTATAGAGGAATTACACTCAAGTGACCACACAGCAATAGAGAACTGTGAAAGAGATACCTTAAACATTCCTGGAGTTGTGTCCAAAGAGCATATACCTTCAGATTCTTTAGGAGAAAGTAAGAATTTTACACAAGTGACATCCTCAACAGTACCAGACTCTTCATTAGCATTTACTTCTACCATTTCGAAACCCACCTTGGTTGATGAAATGAGTGATGACAAACTTGTAGATAAAGCTTCCAAGAAAAGAACCCAAGGAGGCCTCCTTTCTGGCCTGTTTAACAGGTTTTCTTCTCTTGAAAACTTGTCTAATCAACAAGAATTAAATGTGAAGAAAGATGACTCTCCTCACAGGAATAATACACTGAGCTTATTCTCTGGAATATTTAACTTGAAATCAAATAGCAGTATGACTGATTGTAAGCCGGATGAAACAAAGTCCATGTCTTTAGGTGACCTAAAGGGtttgaatggaaaaaaacatTTATCCTTGGATGAGATCCCTGTTACTTCATGTGTGACTTTTGAGAACCAGAGGAACCATGAAAAAGAGGAAACTTCTGGCTTCATAAAAAGCTGCTTATCTTTACCTAAAGAAAACATACCATTATCTGATGCTTGGGTTGATAGCCATTATTGCCCTCCTACATGGAAAAACCAACGAAGTGAAAAGAATTTCCCCTCTTCTGAGAACAGTGTACTTCACTGCACTCCAACTGCTCAGCAGGACCTATTAGAGAAATCTTTGGCTAAGAGGCAGACACCACACCATGCTCTTGAGGCAAAACTACATGAAAATTCTAACAAGTTAAATTCACCTGTGCTAAATACTAACATTCTTAGTCAATCAAACCACTATCAGGCTTTTGAAGAGATGAACAATCCTTTCTCTTATGAATGGGATTCTGATATAAAAGATTTCTctaaaaattccagaaaacttCAGCCAGTTTATTATATGTTGAATCAAAATACATTTCCATCAGCCGATGTTTTCTTGTGGCCTGACTCAGAAAATCCAGCAATAAATTTTTGCCAAAAAGATCAAAATGCAAATATCTTGGAGTGGAGAACAAATCTAAACAGTGTCGTTTGGTGTGACTTACCACATGAATCATTCAACCAGTTAGCATTTAATGAAGATTACTTATTGAGAGGTGATATGTGGGCAGCTAACTCATTATATGGAAATTCTGGTTATCTTCCAATTAATGAGACTAAGAAGGCACTAGAAGAATTGCCCATTGACTTAAGTTGTTCTTCAGGTTATGAGAAGAGTACATGCCCCGTAGTTGATCTAGACTCATTAAGAATGGATGAAAACTTTGTTTATTCAAGTGTTTGTTATGAATACCAGGAATGGTTGTCATGTCTTGAAAATGGAGTGTGGTGGCCATCGGAGGATGGAGATTATGGATATTTTATGTTCCACGATGGTCAATATATCTATTCTTTCCTTACTGATTCTACTGGGCagtatgcatatttatttatacctGATTGTTCTTATGAAGAGTATTTGAGTTGTGACTTACAGACAAATGATCTATCAAATATTACATTAGATGATAGCACTATTCCTGCTTACAGTTTTAAAGTACTTGACAGGGAAGATGAATTACTGTGGTATGTTGAAGAGGAACCAATTGATGACCCTCTTGATTTATCTGTAGTTTTGCCAAGAAGTGAGGGACCAATGTATCTAAATTTAGGAATGTTTTCACAAGTACTTGAAAAGTCAAGTTATGGCCAAAGGGATCAACCATTAGATTTTTCAGGCTATACTCCTCAAAAGTCAAAGGGAGattttgtatcttttaaagaaaGCCTGGGTGGTTCTGAAGACTCTGAGTGTACATTGGATCTCAGAAATCAGCCCCGAACGATTGGTAATCATgtcttaaataaaaatcaaatgataaaGGGAGATAAGAATCAGACTCTAGCGAAGGATTCATCAGTTAACCTTTCCAGTTTCCAGTGGATCCAGTCTTCTTCTGAAGAAGCTGCCTCTTTGGTTCATCCTGAAAATAAGACTAACATCCCACAGCAAACAGAAGAGATGTCATCATTGAACAAAGTGACTTCGTTATTTTCTGCTTTGGGTGCTTCAACTGGaagtactttgaattttgataaGAATGAATCCTTAGAGTCTTCAGCCATGCAGAAAATAGATCAGCAGTCAAACTTAGCAGAGATCACAAATGATGGTCTTCAGTCATTAATCTTGAGTAAGCAACTAGAGAGTAACTCccaaaatgaggaagaaagtCTTCTCAAGAAGGATTCAGAGAGACAAATGGTATCCAATGTTCAGCGACCAGAATTtactaaaaatatgaagaaagaatTCCCTTTAAATAAAAGCGTTcatgtgaaaaaacaaaatttgttaaAATCTGTTTTCCAGGTAAACCAAACAACTTCTCAGGCTCAATCAGATATAGAAGATGACAAGATGATTACAGCTGATTCTGTTTCAATTCCTCTTATATCACAGTTTAGTAGGGATGAATGCAAGAATTGTGAGCCTCCTCAGGACCAGTCTTCCAAAGAGTCTGAGACAACATTATTTAAAAGTGCACTGAAACTCTTTGGTCGGGGAGAAGACTCTTCAGTAAGTGCAGTAGCAAACGAGAAACAGGAATCTCGATTTTTGAACTTCTTTAAAACCCAGGTGAATAAAGAAGGATCACCAAATTTAGAAAAGAATggtgataaaaatagaaagatatcatctcaggaaaagaatgaatcTCCTGGTGTTTCAAGTGTTTTTGGTTCCCTTGGGGATTTCTTTAAAACCAATGTATCTCCTAAACAGACAACTGAAAATATGTCTGTTTCTTCAATGACTAATAAGGATGAGGTCAAGTCAAGTCCTAATCCTGCACATCTAACTAAACAGGATGTTGGGAACTTTCCTGCTGCACCAGTTTCCTCTAAAGGGAAGGTTCGAGTTAGAAATCTGAACAAGCAGACTACTATTGATGACAGTGAGCTAAAGGAACCATCAATTAGGGAGATCCAGGGTGATCATTTGACTGACGAAGAGGCACCCTCCAGAGACCACCAACTCTACCAGTCACCAAATTCATCTTTCTCAACAGGTTGTCTCAAAGAATCCTCCGGAGATTCTTCAGTAGAGACTAGTGGTGTGTCTACAGTGACAGAAGTTCCAAGAAGTGATAAAATGTCATTAGATATTCTGAGCAGAAGAAATTCAAATGAACAAGATCATTTTTCTGACAAAGACCAGAGTTTTTCAACTGCCACAACATCTCCATCCCAACCAGAATTACCAACCAGAAAgagtatattttctttcctgactGGATCCGAAAAATCTGAGAACAGAGCCTTTACTACTCTACCAAGAACCACATCTCAAGGAGAAGGGCTATTcacacttccttcctttttttccactgCTAACTCAGGCAGCAAGAAGAATACCTCTCTTAATAGCtctttcagtttcttcaacttGTCCTTTTTGGATGAAAAGCAGCAGACTCCTGGGGAAAAACACAGCCTTTCAGCTGTTGCTCCAGTGACTTCCCAGCCCTGTAAGAAGCCAAGTGTTTTTGTAGACATGAGTAATACAATGACTAGAGAAGATTCTAATGACATTAGAGGTAGCATAGTCCCGGAGGTAGTTCATGAACAGCAAATGGCTCCTTGTGTTTCCATTAGCAACATCACTAAGGTTACCTCCCTTGCAGATGAGCTCAATGTAGAAAACGACTATCCAGGAAAACTAGGTTCCAGTAATGGACCAGGGACATCTTTAAAAGATTTCCAG